From Xenopus tropicalis strain Nigerian chromosome 3, UCB_Xtro_10.0, whole genome shotgun sequence, the proteins below share one genomic window:
- the cdc25c gene encoding M-phase inducer phosphatase 3 (The RefSeq protein has 1 substitution compared to this genomic sequence): MFQTSSGGSAEVMAENHIMSSEAPPKSNQGLHFRTNCRMILNLLREKDSSVTFSPEQPLTPVTDLAVGFSNLSTFTGETPKRCLDLSNLGDETGPLPTESPDRMSLGKVESPKTQFVQFEFTPDLGCKAKKCQRGNMNSVLPRLLCSTPSFKKTSGGQRSMSNKENESELFKNPNCKPAALVLPQEAVDSQFSPAPEDKVDISLDEDCEMNILGSPISAAAPCLEGPHDDIKMQNLDGFADFFSVDEEEIENPSGAVGNLSSSMAILLSGPLLNQEVEVSNVNNISLNRSRLYRSPSMPEKLDRPMLKRTVRPQDSETPVRIKRRRSTSSPLQPEEENCQPRRRGTSLKKTLSLCDVDISTVLDEDCGHRQLIGDFSKVYALPTVTGRHQDLRYITAETLAALIHGDFSSLVENVFIIDCRYPYEYDGGHIKGALNLHRQEEVTDYFLKQPLAPSVAQKRLIIVFHCEFSSERGPKMCRFLREEDRARNEYPGLYYPELYLLKGGYKDFFPEYKELCEPQGYCPMHHQDFREELLKFRTKCKTSVGDRKRREQIARLMKL; the protein is encoded by the exons AT GTTCCAGACAAGTAGTGGAGGCTCGGCTGAAGTCATGGCAGAGAATCACATAATGTCATCAGAAGCACCCCCAAAGTCCAACCAAGGCCTGCATTTCCGTACAAATTGCAGAATGATATTAAACCTCCTTCGTGAAAAAGATTCCTCAGTTACATTTTCTCCTGAACAGCCTTTGACACCTGTCACTGACCTTGCTGTTGGATTTAGTAACCTAAGTACCTTCACTGG TGAAACTCCCAAACGCTGCCTGGACTTGTCCAACCTTGGTGATGAGACTGGGCCACTGCCAACAGAGTCCCCTGACAGAATGTCATTAG GCAAAGTGGAGTCACCAAAGACACAATTTGTCCAGTTTGA ATTTACGCCAGATCTAGGATGCAAAGCCAA AAAGTGTCAGAGAGGAAACATGAATTCTGTTCTG CCTCGCCTTCTTTGTAGTACTCCAAGTTTTAAAAAGACCTCAGGAGGACAGAGAAGCATGTCCAATAAGGAAAAT GAGAGTGAATTGTTTAAAAATCCAAACTGCAAACCTGTTGCTTTGGTGCTGCCACAAGAAGCAGTCGATTCACAATTCTCTCCAGCACCAGAGGACAAG GTTGATATCTCCCTAGACGAGGATTGTGAGATGAATATCTTGGGTTCCCCAATAAGTGCAGCTGCCCCTTGTTTGGAGGGACCACATGATGACATCAAAATGCAAAATCTTGATggatttgcagattttttttcagttgatGAAGAGGAGATTGAG AATCCCTCTGGAGCTGTTGGTAACTTGTCCTCTAGCATGGCAATTCTTCTGTCAGGACCTCTTTTAAATCAAGAAGTAGAAGTCAGCAATGTAAACAAT ATATCTTTAAACAGAAGCCGTCTTTACCGCTCACCATCTATGCCAGAGAAACTTGACAGGCCGATGCTTAAACGCACAGTGAGGCCACAAGACAGTGAAACACCTGTCAGAATTAAAAGGAGACGCAGTACCAGCAGCCCCCTTCAACCTGAGGAAGAGAACTGCCAACCAAGGAGGAGG GGTACATCTCTTAAAAAGACACTTTCTCTTTGTGACGTGGATATTAGCACAGTTTTGGATGAAGACTGTGGTCACAGACAACTTATTGGAGATTTTTCAAAG GTTTATGCTTTACCCACTGTAACTGGCCGACACCAGGACCTCCGCTACATCACTGCAGAGACT CTGGCAGCCTTAATTCATGGAGACTTCAGCAGTTTAGTGGAGAATGTCTTTATAATAGATTGTCGTTATCCTTATGAATATGACGGCGGGCACATCAAG GGTGCATTAAACCTCCACCGGCAAGAGGAAGTAACTGACTACTTCCTGAAACAACCTCTGGCTCCATCGGTGGCACAGAAGCGATTAATTATAGTTTTTCATTGCGAGTTCTCTTCTGAAAGAGGCCCAAAAAT GTGTCGCTTCCTTAGGGAGGAAGACAGAGCCAGGAATGAGTACCCAGGCTTGTATTACCCAGAGCTTTATCTCCTTAAAGGCGGTTACAAGGATTTTTTTCCTGAATACAAG GAGCTATGTGAGCCACAGGGCTACTGCCCAATGCACCATCAGGATTTCCGGGAGGAGCTTCTGAAATTT
- the cdc25c gene encoding M-phase inducer phosphatase 3 isoform X2 — MLSCDWFQTSSGGSAEVMAENHIMSSEAPPKSNQGLHFRTNCRMILNLLREKDSSVTFSPEQPLTPVTDLAVGFSNLSTFTGETPKRCLDLSNLGDETGPLPTESPDRMSLGKVESPKTQFVQFEFTPDLGCKAKKCQRGNMNSVLPRLLCSTPSFKKTSGGQRSMSNKENESELFKNPNCKPVALVLPQEAVDSQFSPAPEDKVDISLDEDCEMNILGSPISAAAPCLEGPHDDIKMQNLDGFADFFSVDEEEIENPSGAVGNLSSSMAILLSGPLLNQEVEVSNVNNISLNRSRLYRSPSMPEKLDRPMLKRTVRPQDSETPVRIKRRRSTSSPLQPEEENCQPRRRGTSLKKTLSLCDVDISTVLDEDCGHRQLIGDFSKVYALPTVTGRHQDLRYITAETLAALIHGDFSSLVENVFIIDCRYPYEYDGGHIKGALNLHRQEEVTDYFLKQPLAPSVAQKRLIIVFHCEFSSERGPKMCRFLREEDRARNEYPGLYYPELYLLKGGYKDFFPEYKELCEPQGYCPMHHQDFREELLKFRTKCKTSVGDRKRREQIARLMKL; from the exons ATGCTCTCTTGTGATTG GTTCCAGACAAGTAGTGGAGGCTCGGCTGAAGTCATGGCAGAGAATCACATAATGTCATCAGAAGCACCCCCAAAGTCCAACCAAGGCCTGCATTTCCGTACAAATTGCAGAATGATATTAAACCTCCTTCGTGAAAAAGATTCCTCAGTTACATTTTCTCCTGAACAGCCTTTGACACCTGTCACTGACCTTGCTGTTGGATTTAGTAACCTAAGTACCTTCACTGG TGAAACTCCCAAACGCTGCCTGGACTTGTCCAACCTTGGTGATGAGACTGGGCCACTGCCAACAGAGTCCCCTGACAGAATGTCATTAG GCAAAGTGGAGTCACCAAAGACACAATTTGTCCAGTTTGA ATTTACGCCAGATCTAGGATGCAAAGCCAA AAAGTGTCAGAGAGGAAACATGAATTCTGTTCTG CCTCGCCTTCTTTGTAGTACTCCAAGTTTTAAAAAGACCTCAGGAGGACAGAGAAGCATGTCCAATAAGGAAAAT GAGAGTGAATTGTTTAAAAATCCAAACTGCAAACCTGTTGCTTTGGTGCTGCCACAAGAAGCAGTCGATTCACAATTCTCTCCAGCACCAGAGGACAAG GTTGATATCTCCCTAGACGAGGATTGTGAGATGAATATCTTGGGTTCCCCAATAAGTGCAGCTGCCCCTTGTTTGGAGGGACCACATGATGACATCAAAATGCAAAATCTTGATggatttgcagattttttttcagttgatGAAGAGGAGATTGAG AATCCCTCTGGAGCTGTTGGTAACTTGTCCTCTAGCATGGCAATTCTTCTGTCAGGACCTCTTTTAAATCAAGAAGTAGAAGTCAGCAATGTAAACAAT ATATCTTTAAACAGAAGCCGTCTTTACCGCTCACCATCTATGCCAGAGAAACTTGACAGGCCGATGCTTAAACGCACAGTGAGGCCACAAGACAGTGAAACACCTGTCAGAATTAAAAGGAGACGCAGTACCAGCAGCCCCCTTCAACCTGAGGAAGAGAACTGCCAACCAAGGAGGAGG GGTACATCTCTTAAAAAGACACTTTCTCTTTGTGACGTGGATATTAGCACAGTTTTGGATGAAGACTGTGGTCACAGACAACTTATTGGAGATTTTTCAAAG GTTTATGCTTTACCCACTGTAACTGGCCGACACCAGGACCTCCGCTACATCACTGCAGAGACT CTGGCAGCCTTAATTCATGGAGACTTCAGCAGTTTAGTGGAGAATGTCTTTATAATAGATTGTCGTTATCCTTATGAATATGACGGCGGGCACATCAAG GGTGCATTAAACCTCCACCGGCAAGAGGAAGTAACTGACTACTTCCTGAAACAACCTCTGGCTCCATCGGTGGCACAGAAGCGATTAATTATAGTTTTTCATTGCGAGTTCTCTTCTGAAAGAGGCCCAAAAAT GTGTCGCTTCCTTAGGGAGGAAGACAGAGCCAGGAATGAGTACCCAGGCTTGTATTACCCAGAGCTTTATCTCCTTAAAGGCGGTTACAAGGATTTTTTTCCTGAATACAAG GAGCTATGTGAGCCACAGGGCTACTGCCCAATGCACCATCAGGATTTCCGGGAGGAGCTTCTGAAATTT
- the cdc25c gene encoding M-phase inducer phosphatase 3 isoform X3 — protein MFQTSSGGSAEVMAENHIMSSEAPPKSNQGLHFRTNCRMILNLLREKDSSVTFSPEQPLTPVTDLAVGFSNLSTFTGETPKRCLDLSNLGDETGPLPTESPDRMSLGKVESPKTQFVQFDGLFTPDLGCKAKKCQRGNMNSVLPRLLCSTPSFKKTSGGQRSMSNKENESELFKNPNCKPVALVLPQEAVDSQFSPAPEDKVDISLDEDCEMNILGSPISAAAPCLEGPHDDIKMQNLDGFADFFSVDEEEIENPSGAVGNLSSSMAILLSGPLLNQEVEVSNVNNISLNRSRLYRSPSMPEKLDRPMLKRTVRPQDSETPVRIKRRRSTSSPLQPEEENCQPRRRGTSLKKTLSLCDVDISTVLDEDCGHRQLIGDFSKVYALPTVTGRHQDLRYITAETLAALIHGDFSSLVENVFIIDCRYPYEYDGGHIKGALNLHRQEEVTDYFLKQPLAPSVAQKRLIIVFHCEFSSERGPKMCRFLREEDRARNEYPGLYYPELYLLKGGYKDFFPEYKELCEPQGYCPMHHQDFREELLKFRTKCKTSVGDRKRREQIARLMKL, from the exons AT GTTCCAGACAAGTAGTGGAGGCTCGGCTGAAGTCATGGCAGAGAATCACATAATGTCATCAGAAGCACCCCCAAAGTCCAACCAAGGCCTGCATTTCCGTACAAATTGCAGAATGATATTAAACCTCCTTCGTGAAAAAGATTCCTCAGTTACATTTTCTCCTGAACAGCCTTTGACACCTGTCACTGACCTTGCTGTTGGATTTAGTAACCTAAGTACCTTCACTGG TGAAACTCCCAAACGCTGCCTGGACTTGTCCAACCTTGGTGATGAGACTGGGCCACTGCCAACAGAGTCCCCTGACAGAATGTCATTAG GCAAAGTGGAGTCACCAAAGACACAATTTGTCCAGTTTGATGGCCT ATTTACGCCAGATCTAGGATGCAAAGCCAA AAAGTGTCAGAGAGGAAACATGAATTCTGTTCTG CCTCGCCTTCTTTGTAGTACTCCAAGTTTTAAAAAGACCTCAGGAGGACAGAGAAGCATGTCCAATAAGGAAAAT GAGAGTGAATTGTTTAAAAATCCAAACTGCAAACCTGTTGCTTTGGTGCTGCCACAAGAAGCAGTCGATTCACAATTCTCTCCAGCACCAGAGGACAAG GTTGATATCTCCCTAGACGAGGATTGTGAGATGAATATCTTGGGTTCCCCAATAAGTGCAGCTGCCCCTTGTTTGGAGGGACCACATGATGACATCAAAATGCAAAATCTTGATggatttgcagattttttttcagttgatGAAGAGGAGATTGAG AATCCCTCTGGAGCTGTTGGTAACTTGTCCTCTAGCATGGCAATTCTTCTGTCAGGACCTCTTTTAAATCAAGAAGTAGAAGTCAGCAATGTAAACAAT ATATCTTTAAACAGAAGCCGTCTTTACCGCTCACCATCTATGCCAGAGAAACTTGACAGGCCGATGCTTAAACGCACAGTGAGGCCACAAGACAGTGAAACACCTGTCAGAATTAAAAGGAGACGCAGTACCAGCAGCCCCCTTCAACCTGAGGAAGAGAACTGCCAACCAAGGAGGAGG GGTACATCTCTTAAAAAGACACTTTCTCTTTGTGACGTGGATATTAGCACAGTTTTGGATGAAGACTGTGGTCACAGACAACTTATTGGAGATTTTTCAAAG GTTTATGCTTTACCCACTGTAACTGGCCGACACCAGGACCTCCGCTACATCACTGCAGAGACT CTGGCAGCCTTAATTCATGGAGACTTCAGCAGTTTAGTGGAGAATGTCTTTATAATAGATTGTCGTTATCCTTATGAATATGACGGCGGGCACATCAAG GGTGCATTAAACCTCCACCGGCAAGAGGAAGTAACTGACTACTTCCTGAAACAACCTCTGGCTCCATCGGTGGCACAGAAGCGATTAATTATAGTTTTTCATTGCGAGTTCTCTTCTGAAAGAGGCCCAAAAAT GTGTCGCTTCCTTAGGGAGGAAGACAGAGCCAGGAATGAGTACCCAGGCTTGTATTACCCAGAGCTTTATCTCCTTAAAGGCGGTTACAAGGATTTTTTTCCTGAATACAAG GAGCTATGTGAGCCACAGGGCTACTGCCCAATGCACCATCAGGATTTCCGGGAGGAGCTTCTGAAATTT
- the cdc25c gene encoding M-phase inducer phosphatase 3 isoform X4, which yields MLSCDWFQTSSGGSAEVMAENHIMSSEAPPKSNQGLHFRTNCRMILNLLREKDSSVTFSPEQPLTPVTDLAVGFSNLSTFTGETPKRCLDLSNLGDETGPLPTESPDRMSLGKVESPKTQFVQFDGLFTPDLGCKAKKCQRGNMNSVLPRLLCSTPSFKKTSGGQRSMSNKENESELFKNPNCKPVALVLPQEAVDSQFSPAPEDKVDISLDEDCEMNILGSPISAAAPCLEGPHDDIKMQNLDGFADFFSVDEEEIENPSGAVGNLSSSMAILLSGPLLNQEVEVSNVNNISLNRSRLYRSPSMPEKLDRPMLKRTVRPQDSETPVRIKRRRSTSSPLQPEEENCQPRRRGTSLKKTLSLCDVDISTVLDEDCGHRQLIGDFSKVYALPTVTGRHQDLRYITAETLAALIHGDFSSLVENVFIIDCRYPYEYDGGHIKGALNLHRQEEVTDYFLKQPLAPSVAQKRLIIVFHCEFSSERGPKMEEDRARNEYPGLYYPELYLLKGGYKDFFPEYKELCEPQGYCPMHHQDFREELLKFRTKCKTSVGDRKRREQIARLMKL from the exons ATGCTCTCTTGTGATTG GTTCCAGACAAGTAGTGGAGGCTCGGCTGAAGTCATGGCAGAGAATCACATAATGTCATCAGAAGCACCCCCAAAGTCCAACCAAGGCCTGCATTTCCGTACAAATTGCAGAATGATATTAAACCTCCTTCGTGAAAAAGATTCCTCAGTTACATTTTCTCCTGAACAGCCTTTGACACCTGTCACTGACCTTGCTGTTGGATTTAGTAACCTAAGTACCTTCACTGG TGAAACTCCCAAACGCTGCCTGGACTTGTCCAACCTTGGTGATGAGACTGGGCCACTGCCAACAGAGTCCCCTGACAGAATGTCATTAG GCAAAGTGGAGTCACCAAAGACACAATTTGTCCAGTTTGATGGCCT ATTTACGCCAGATCTAGGATGCAAAGCCAA AAAGTGTCAGAGAGGAAACATGAATTCTGTTCTG CCTCGCCTTCTTTGTAGTACTCCAAGTTTTAAAAAGACCTCAGGAGGACAGAGAAGCATGTCCAATAAGGAAAAT GAGAGTGAATTGTTTAAAAATCCAAACTGCAAACCTGTTGCTTTGGTGCTGCCACAAGAAGCAGTCGATTCACAATTCTCTCCAGCACCAGAGGACAAG GTTGATATCTCCCTAGACGAGGATTGTGAGATGAATATCTTGGGTTCCCCAATAAGTGCAGCTGCCCCTTGTTTGGAGGGACCACATGATGACATCAAAATGCAAAATCTTGATggatttgcagattttttttcagttgatGAAGAGGAGATTGAG AATCCCTCTGGAGCTGTTGGTAACTTGTCCTCTAGCATGGCAATTCTTCTGTCAGGACCTCTTTTAAATCAAGAAGTAGAAGTCAGCAATGTAAACAAT ATATCTTTAAACAGAAGCCGTCTTTACCGCTCACCATCTATGCCAGAGAAACTTGACAGGCCGATGCTTAAACGCACAGTGAGGCCACAAGACAGTGAAACACCTGTCAGAATTAAAAGGAGACGCAGTACCAGCAGCCCCCTTCAACCTGAGGAAGAGAACTGCCAACCAAGGAGGAGG GGTACATCTCTTAAAAAGACACTTTCTCTTTGTGACGTGGATATTAGCACAGTTTTGGATGAAGACTGTGGTCACAGACAACTTATTGGAGATTTTTCAAAG GTTTATGCTTTACCCACTGTAACTGGCCGACACCAGGACCTCCGCTACATCACTGCAGAGACT CTGGCAGCCTTAATTCATGGAGACTTCAGCAGTTTAGTGGAGAATGTCTTTATAATAGATTGTCGTTATCCTTATGAATATGACGGCGGGCACATCAAG GGTGCATTAAACCTCCACCGGCAAGAGGAAGTAACTGACTACTTCCTGAAACAACCTCTGGCTCCATCGGTGGCACAGAAGCGATTAATTATAGTTTTTCATTGCGAGTTCTCTTCTGAAAGAGGCCCAAAAAT GGAGGAAGACAGAGCCAGGAATGAGTACCCAGGCTTGTATTACCCAGAGCTTTATCTCCTTAAAGGCGGTTACAAGGATTTTTTTCCTGAATACAAG GAGCTATGTGAGCCACAGGGCTACTGCCCAATGCACCATCAGGATTTCCGGGAGGAGCTTCTGAAATTT
- the cdc25c gene encoding M-phase inducer phosphatase 3 isoform X1, translating to MLSCDWFQTSSGGSAEVMAENHIMSSEAPPKSNQGLHFRTNCRMILNLLREKDSSVTFSPEQPLTPVTDLAVGFSNLSTFTGETPKRCLDLSNLGDETGPLPTESPDRMSLGKVESPKTQFVQFDGLFTPDLGCKAKKCQRGNMNSVLPRLLCSTPSFKKTSGGQRSMSNKENESELFKNPNCKPVALVLPQEAVDSQFSPAPEDKVDISLDEDCEMNILGSPISAAAPCLEGPHDDIKMQNLDGFADFFSVDEEEIENPSGAVGNLSSSMAILLSGPLLNQEVEVSNVNNISLNRSRLYRSPSMPEKLDRPMLKRTVRPQDSETPVRIKRRRSTSSPLQPEEENCQPRRRGTSLKKTLSLCDVDISTVLDEDCGHRQLIGDFSKVYALPTVTGRHQDLRYITAETLAALIHGDFSSLVENVFIIDCRYPYEYDGGHIKGALNLHRQEEVTDYFLKQPLAPSVAQKRLIIVFHCEFSSERGPKMCRFLREEDRARNEYPGLYYPELYLLKGGYKDFFPEYKELCEPQGYCPMHHQDFREELLKFRTKCKTSVGDRKRREQIARLMKL from the exons ATGCTCTCTTGTGATTG GTTCCAGACAAGTAGTGGAGGCTCGGCTGAAGTCATGGCAGAGAATCACATAATGTCATCAGAAGCACCCCCAAAGTCCAACCAAGGCCTGCATTTCCGTACAAATTGCAGAATGATATTAAACCTCCTTCGTGAAAAAGATTCCTCAGTTACATTTTCTCCTGAACAGCCTTTGACACCTGTCACTGACCTTGCTGTTGGATTTAGTAACCTAAGTACCTTCACTGG TGAAACTCCCAAACGCTGCCTGGACTTGTCCAACCTTGGTGATGAGACTGGGCCACTGCCAACAGAGTCCCCTGACAGAATGTCATTAG GCAAAGTGGAGTCACCAAAGACACAATTTGTCCAGTTTGATGGCCT ATTTACGCCAGATCTAGGATGCAAAGCCAA AAAGTGTCAGAGAGGAAACATGAATTCTGTTCTG CCTCGCCTTCTTTGTAGTACTCCAAGTTTTAAAAAGACCTCAGGAGGACAGAGAAGCATGTCCAATAAGGAAAAT GAGAGTGAATTGTTTAAAAATCCAAACTGCAAACCTGTTGCTTTGGTGCTGCCACAAGAAGCAGTCGATTCACAATTCTCTCCAGCACCAGAGGACAAG GTTGATATCTCCCTAGACGAGGATTGTGAGATGAATATCTTGGGTTCCCCAATAAGTGCAGCTGCCCCTTGTTTGGAGGGACCACATGATGACATCAAAATGCAAAATCTTGATggatttgcagattttttttcagttgatGAAGAGGAGATTGAG AATCCCTCTGGAGCTGTTGGTAACTTGTCCTCTAGCATGGCAATTCTTCTGTCAGGACCTCTTTTAAATCAAGAAGTAGAAGTCAGCAATGTAAACAAT ATATCTTTAAACAGAAGCCGTCTTTACCGCTCACCATCTATGCCAGAGAAACTTGACAGGCCGATGCTTAAACGCACAGTGAGGCCACAAGACAGTGAAACACCTGTCAGAATTAAAAGGAGACGCAGTACCAGCAGCCCCCTTCAACCTGAGGAAGAGAACTGCCAACCAAGGAGGAGG GGTACATCTCTTAAAAAGACACTTTCTCTTTGTGACGTGGATATTAGCACAGTTTTGGATGAAGACTGTGGTCACAGACAACTTATTGGAGATTTTTCAAAG GTTTATGCTTTACCCACTGTAACTGGCCGACACCAGGACCTCCGCTACATCACTGCAGAGACT CTGGCAGCCTTAATTCATGGAGACTTCAGCAGTTTAGTGGAGAATGTCTTTATAATAGATTGTCGTTATCCTTATGAATATGACGGCGGGCACATCAAG GGTGCATTAAACCTCCACCGGCAAGAGGAAGTAACTGACTACTTCCTGAAACAACCTCTGGCTCCATCGGTGGCACAGAAGCGATTAATTATAGTTTTTCATTGCGAGTTCTCTTCTGAAAGAGGCCCAAAAAT GTGTCGCTTCCTTAGGGAGGAAGACAGAGCCAGGAATGAGTACCCAGGCTTGTATTACCCAGAGCTTTATCTCCTTAAAGGCGGTTACAAGGATTTTTTTCCTGAATACAAG GAGCTATGTGAGCCACAGGGCTACTGCCCAATGCACCATCAGGATTTCCGGGAGGAGCTTCTGAAATTT